Proteins encoded within one genomic window of Haloarcula marismortui ATCC 43049:
- a CDS encoding hybrid sensor histidine kinase/response regulator — MTSILVLHIDDEPDFLDVASEILAQQSDQLKIITAASAAEGLDKLATRSVDCIISDYRMPEKDGIELLKAVRAEYPDLPFILFTGEGSEAVASDAIAAGATDYLRKGHGTERYALLANRIENAVEQYRTNQRAAELERVRALVSNIDQALIRASSLSEIKTRVCETISDSEPYRFAWIGERDPETDRIEPQAWAGVEDAYLDTIVVTADNSPTGQGPAGTAVRKRRIATSQNIQADPAFEVWREEALDRGYRSTAAVPLEYNDTLYGLLCVYSSRSFAFAEDEQALLSELGNSISHAMHSLKIRDELRAERTFIDQALDSLADIFYVIDSAGTVQRCNEQFATLAGYADEKISDLDALSLFPEEEREGVSEAIEEALTTGQSTIEAEFRTAAGKRVPHEFTADRLTDQDGDLIGLVGTGRDISERTRRERELQDQKEQLEQFAATVSHDLRNPLTVIQGRLALLQAEQSNEHLAVIETATDRMERIVEDLLWLAREQQEIGSLEPVSIDTAAEAAWKLVSDPADEAELYCDCGADTQPLVKADTDQFRHLLENLFRNTIDHAGRDVTVVVGGIFADATGFYIEDDGPGIPAEDREKVFEAGYSTSESGTGLGLNIVKRVADAHGWDICATESSMGGTRFEITGLELVE, encoded by the coding sequence ATGACGAGTATCCTTGTGCTTCATATTGATGATGAACCCGATTTTCTGGACGTGGCATCGGAAATACTTGCACAGCAATCCGATCAACTCAAGATAATAACCGCAGCGAGTGCTGCTGAAGGGCTCGATAAACTTGCTACACGTTCTGTTGACTGTATTATCAGTGACTACCGGATGCCTGAGAAAGACGGTATCGAACTCCTCAAAGCTGTCCGTGCAGAGTACCCTGACCTACCGTTTATCCTCTTCACTGGGGAGGGGAGTGAAGCGGTCGCCAGCGACGCAATTGCCGCCGGTGCAACCGATTATCTCCGAAAAGGGCACGGAACGGAACGATACGCACTCCTCGCAAATCGTATCGAAAACGCCGTCGAACAGTACCGCACCAATCAGCGCGCTGCCGAACTTGAACGGGTTCGCGCGCTCGTCAGCAACATCGACCAGGCGCTCATCCGGGCGAGTTCGCTATCGGAAATCAAAACTCGGGTCTGTGAGACCATTAGCGACTCTGAGCCCTACCGTTTCGCATGGATCGGCGAGCGTGACCCTGAGACAGACCGAATCGAGCCACAGGCCTGGGCCGGCGTCGAGGACGCGTATCTCGATACTATTGTTGTCACTGCGGATAACTCTCCGACTGGACAGGGTCCTGCAGGCACGGCCGTCCGCAAACGACGTATTGCGACGTCGCAGAATATTCAAGCTGACCCGGCGTTCGAGGTCTGGCGAGAGGAAGCACTCGACCGCGGCTATCGAAGCACCGCTGCGGTTCCGCTAGAATACAATGACACGCTGTATGGTCTCCTGTGCGTCTATTCATCCCGTTCGTTTGCCTTTGCTGAGGACGAACAGGCATTACTCAGCGAACTTGGGAATAGCATCTCACACGCCATGCATTCGCTGAAGATCCGAGACGAACTGCGTGCCGAGCGGACCTTTATCGACCAGGCACTCGATTCGCTTGCTGACATATTCTACGTCATCGATTCTGCGGGCACTGTCCAGCGCTGTAATGAACAATTCGCAACACTGGCCGGGTACGCCGACGAGAAGATCTCTGATCTCGACGCACTCAGTCTTTTTCCGGAAGAAGAACGAGAGGGAGTCTCCGAGGCGATTGAGGAGGCGCTCACAACGGGGCAATCAACCATCGAAGCGGAGTTCCGTACCGCAGCGGGAAAGCGCGTTCCCCACGAGTTCACTGCTGACCGGCTAACTGATCAGGACGGTGACCTGATAGGGCTCGTCGGCACCGGTCGAGACATCTCCGAACGGACAAGACGTGAACGGGAACTGCAGGATCAAAAAGAACAGCTAGAGCAGTTTGCTGCAACTGTCAGCCACGACCTTCGGAACCCGTTAACGGTCATACAAGGTCGCCTGGCGCTCCTGCAGGCCGAACAGTCAAACGAGCATCTCGCTGTGATCGAGACAGCGACCGATCGGATGGAACGCATTGTCGAGGACCTCCTCTGGCTAGCGCGAGAGCAACAAGAAATCGGGTCACTGGAACCTGTCTCGATCGACACAGCCGCTGAGGCCGCGTGGAAGCTCGTCTCTGACCCTGCAGACGAAGCCGAACTGTACTGTGATTGCGGGGCCGATACCCAGCCACTGGTCAAAGCTGACACCGATCAGTTCCGGCATCTGCTCGAAAATCTGTTCAGGAACACGATTGACCACGCAGGCCGGGATGTCACTGTCGTTGTGGGCGGGATTTTCGCTGACGCCACCGGATTCTACATCGAAGACGATGGCCCTGGAATCCCTGCCGAGGACCGCGAAAAGGTGTTCGAGGCTGGCTACTCGACTTCCGAATCAGGGACTGGGCTGGGTCTCAACATCGTCAAACGAGTCGCTGACGCACATGGCTGGGATATCTGTGCAACTGAGAGTTCGATGGGTGGGACACGATTTGAGATAACGGGCCTCGAACTCGTGGAATAA